One window from the genome of Oryza glaberrima chromosome 3, OglaRS2, whole genome shotgun sequence encodes:
- the LOC127767551 gene encoding cullin-4, with product MSHPHATAPKRPGHFSSSSAAASSPTSPAQPHMKKAKFPGSSSSSSSAAAPGVTEKNGLHVDPTAAAARTGGRTNGEEDAEMVLADQEELAAPSASAPAGVAANLFRKKATLPQPSAARKPLRIKIGQPKLPTNFEEDTWAILKDAITAIFLKQKLSCDVEKLYQAAGDLCLHKLGANLYERIKKECEVHISAKISALVGQSPDLVVFLSLVHRTWQDFCDQMLIIRGIALLLDVKYVKNVANICSVWDMGLKLFRKHLSLSPEIEHKTVTGLLRLIESERLGEAIDRTLLSHLLKMFTALGMYSESFEKPFLECTSEFYATEGVKYLQQSDIPDYLKHVETRLQEEHERCILYLEANTRKPLITATEKQLLQRHTSAILEKGFTMLMEANRVKDLSRMYTLFQRVDAIELLKQALSSYIRGTGQGIIMDEEKDKELVPFLLEFKASLDRILEESFAKNEAFSNTIKESFEHLINLRQNRPAELIAKFLDEKLRAGNKGTSEEELEGILDKVLVLFRFIQGKDVFEAFYKKDLAKRLLLGKSASIDAEKSMITKLKTECGSQFTNKLEGMFKDIELSKEINESFKQSSQARTKLPSGIEMSVHVLTTGYWPTYPPMDVKLPHELNVYQDIFKEFYLSKYSGRRLMWQNSLGHCVLKAEFPKGKKELAVSLFQSVVLMLFNDAQKLSFLDIKESTGIEDKELRRTLQSLACGKVRVLQKMPKGRDVEDKDEFVFNEEFSAPLYRIKVNAIQMKETVEENTSTTERVFQDRQYQVDAAIVRIMKTRKTLSHTLLITELFQQLKFPIKPSDIKKRIESLIDREYLERDRSNPQIYNYLA from the exons ATGTCTCACCCCCACGCCACCGCCCCCAAGCGCCCCGGccacttctcctcctcctccgccgccgcctcctccccgaccTCCCCCGCGCAGCCGCACATGAAGAAGGCCAAGTTccccggctcctcctcctcctcctcctccgccgccgcccccggggTCACCGAGAAGAACGGGCTCCACGTCGatcccacggccgccgccgcccggaccGGTGGGCGCACCAACGGCGAGGAGGATGCGGAGATGGTGCTCGCCGAccaggaggagctcgccgctcCGAGCGCATCGGCCCCGGCGGGGGTCGCCGCCAACCTCTTCCGGAAGAAGGCCACACTCCCCCAGCCATCCGCCGCCCGCAAGCCCCTCCGAATCAAAATAG GTCAGCCAAAATTGCCAACAAACTTTGAGGAGGATACATGGGCTATTTTGAAAGATGCTATTACAGCTATATTTCTAAAACAGAAACTTTCGTGCGATGTTGAAAAACTTTACCAG GCTGCAGGTGACCTTTGTCTACACAAGCTAGGCGCAAATCTATACGAACGCATAAAGAAAGAATGTGAAGTACACATATCGGCAAAAATATCAGCATTAGTGGGTCAAAGTCCAGATTTAGTAGTATTTTTGTCTCTGGTGCATAGAACATGGCAAGATTTTTGCGATCAGATGTTGATTATTCGTGGTATTGCTTTACTTCTTGATGTAAAATATGTCAAGAATGTTGCAAACATTTGTTCAGTGTGGGACATGGGGTTGAAGCTATTCCGCAAGCATCTTTCACTGTCTCCGGAGATTGAACACAAAACTGTTACTGGTCTTCTAAGATTAATTGAGAGTGAGAG GCTTGGTGAAGCAATAGACAGGACATTACTTAGTCATCTTCTGAAGATGTTTACTGCTCTTGGAATGTATTCTGAGAGTTTTGAAAAGCCCTTTCTGGAGTGTACATCTGAATTTTATGCTACTGAAGGTGTTAAATATTTGCAGCAGTCTGATATTCCAGACTATCTCAAGCATGTGGAG ACAAGGTTGCAAGAAGAACATGAAAGGTGTATTCTATATTTGGAAGCTAACACTAGGAAGCCGCTTATAACAGCTACAGAAAAGCAATTATTGCAGCGGCACACATCTGCAATTCTTGAGAAG GGATTCACAATGCTTATGGAAGCAAATCGTGTAAAAGACCTCTCGAGGATGTACACACTCTTCCAGAGGGTTGATGCCATTGAGTTGCTAAAGCAAGCACTTAGTTCATATATTCGGGGCACAGGCCAGGGCATTATCATGGATGAAGAAAAGGACAAAGAACTGGTGCCCTTTCTTCTGGAATTTAAGGCATCGCTTGATAGAATATTGGAGGAAAGTTTTGCAAAAAATGAGGCTTTCTCCAATACAATAAAAGAGTCATTCGAACATCTTATCAATTTACGCCAG AATCGACCTGCTGAATTGATTGCGAAGTTTCTTGATGAGAAACTTCGAGCTGGAAATAAAGGTACCTCCGAAGAAGAGCTGGAGGGAATATTGGATAAAGTTTTGGTTCTGTTCCGATTTATACAA GGAAAAGATGTATTTGAGGCATTCTACAAGAAGGATCTGGCTAAGAGGTTGCTGCTGGGGAAGAGTGCATCGATAGATGCTGAAAAATCAATGATAACAAAG CTCAAAACTGAGTGTGGAAGTCAATTTACCAACAAGCTGGAGGGAATGTTCAAG GACATTGAATTATCCAAAGAAATAAATGAGTCTTTCAAGCAATCATCTCAAGCAAGGACAAAGCTTCCATCTGGCATTGAAATGAGTGTTCACGTGCTTACAACAGG CTATTGGCCAACATATCCACCAATGGATGTGAAACTCCCCCATGAACTTAATGTCTATCAG GATATATTTAAAGAATTCTATTTGAGCAAGTATAGTGGAAGGCGTTTGATGTGGCAAAACTCATTGGGTCACTGTGTATTAAAAGCAGAGTTCCCAAAAGGTAAAAAGGAACTTGCGGTGTCACTATTTCAG AGTGTGGTTTTGATGTTGTTCAATGATGCACAAAAACTAAGCTTCCTCGATATCAAGGAATCGACTGGTATTGAGGATAAAGAATTGCGAAGAACGCTGCAATCACTTGCATGCGGTAAAGTTCGGGTTCTCCAAAAG ATGCCAAAAGGGCGAGACGTAGAAGATAAGGACGAATTTGTATTTAATGAAGAATTTAGTGCCCCTCTCTATCGCATAAAG GTGAATGCTATTCAGATGAAGGAGACGGTTGAAGAAAACACAAGCACAACTGAGAGAGTATTCCAGGACAGACAGTATCAG GTGGATGCTGCCATAGTTCGAATAATGAAGACACGTAAAACCCTCAGCCACACGCTTCTAATAACTGAGCTTTTTCAGCAG CTCAAGTTCCCAATCAAGCCATCGGATATCAAGAAAAGAATAGAGAGCCTAATCGACAGGGAGTACCTGGAGAGAGACAGGAGTAACCCCCAGATCTACAATTACCTGGCTTGA